Proteins encoded by one window of Crassostrea angulata isolate pt1a10 chromosome 9, ASM2561291v2, whole genome shotgun sequence:
- the LOC128162720 gene encoding LOW QUALITY PROTEIN: uncharacterized protein LOC128162720 (The sequence of the model RefSeq protein was modified relative to this genomic sequence to represent the inferred CDS: substituted 2 bases at 2 genomic stop codons), with translation MTMLAKKTNELHQFVLENGLDKRYMKWTSIDADSNIVKDFPGLAEEDTRELTIGVYQLKTAKSYAAEHLTDDGMFKILVSNDIPNIVCAKIQSRHTSSKKYXQWIXYCESIVSWHCTCKNGARVVGMCEHISCIIWYLAFARHHSYAGNESLGIRDWTEDVDDAARAIDSSEDEDALDNQGQEE, from the exons atgacaatgttGGCCAAGAAAACAAACGAACTCCATCAGTTTGTTCTTGAAAATG GGCTGGATAAAAGATACATGAAATGGACTTCCATCGATGCCGACAGCAACATCGTAAAGGATTTTCCCGGACTTGCTGAAGAGGACACTAGAGAACTCACCATCGGCGTGTATCAGCTAAAAACGGCGAAGTCTTATGCAGCAGAGCACCTCACAGATGATGGAATGTTTAAAATTCTGGTGAGCAATGACATTCCCAATATCGTGTGTGCTAAAATTCAAAGCCGCCACACATCATCCAAAAAGTACTAACAGTGGATTTAATACTGTGAATCTATCGTGTCCTGGCACTGTACTTGTAAAAATGGAGCACGAGTCGTTGGAATGTGTGAGCACATATCCTGCATTATTTGGTACCTGGCTTTTGCTAGACATCATAGTTATGCAGGCAATGAGTCTCTTGGTATTCGGGATTGGACAGAGGATGTGGATGATGCAGCTCGAGCCATTGACAGCTCCGAAGATGAAGACGCTCTGGATAATCAGGGTCAGGAAGAGTAG